The proteins below are encoded in one region of Limnochorda pilosa:
- a CDS encoding carbohydrate kinase family protein, whose protein sequence is MHEVGRLGLSPAGHPPAVAVVGVPVVDMVAHVERFPIPGGHSAGSSLDVAPGGPAINVATGAARLGHPSILLGKIGADPLGDLLASALREESVTLPEGFVVSGSPTAVVLVLYDGNGRGEMRSFSFRQGSADGQLAEADMEPALLAGARALFLDGVLAFADALTAAGLRAAEIARSSGCRVFMDPNVRIPGNALPPDQAARMAALLAVSDEVLLNEREVFWISGMPPGGSGRPPVEAVIERLAGAYPLVACWTVKLGVEGCMVFAGGEVFSQPAFPTNVCDTSGAGDSFDAAWIAAFLEGRGRRDAARFASATASLTVAGKGAWRSLPRRSAVDAMLAERGM, encoded by the coding sequence ATGCATGAGGTTGGGCGCCTGGGGCTGTCGCCGGCTGGGCACCCGCCCGCGGTAGCGGTGGTGGGCGTGCCAGTGGTGGACATGGTGGCCCACGTGGAGCGGTTCCCAATCCCTGGGGGCCACAGCGCCGGTTCGTCGCTGGACGTGGCGCCGGGCGGGCCTGCGATCAACGTGGCGACCGGCGCTGCACGCCTGGGTCACCCGTCCATCCTCCTGGGCAAGATCGGCGCGGACCCGTTGGGTGACCTGCTGGCAAGCGCCCTTCGCGAGGAGAGTGTGACCCTTCCGGAAGGTTTCGTCGTTTCCGGCTCGCCGACGGCGGTGGTCTTGGTTCTGTACGATGGGAACGGGCGGGGAGAGATGAGGAGCTTCTCCTTCCGACAGGGATCGGCCGACGGGCAGCTCGCGGAAGCGGATATGGAGCCGGCGCTGCTGGCCGGAGCTCGGGCCCTCTTCCTCGACGGGGTGCTAGCCTTTGCCGACGCCTTGACCGCGGCCGGACTGCGAGCGGCTGAGATAGCGCGCAGCAGCGGTTGCCGCGTCTTCATGGACCCCAACGTGCGGATTCCCGGGAATGCCCTGCCACCGGACCAGGCCGCCAGGATGGCTGCCCTCCTGGCCGTGAGCGATGAGGTGCTCCTGAACGAGCGAGAGGTCTTCTGGATCTCGGGAATGCCGCCCGGAGGCTCGGGGCGGCCTCCCGTGGAGGCTGTGATCGAACGCTTGGCCGGTGCTTACCCGCTGGTGGCCTGCTGGACGGTGAAGCTCGGGGTGGAGGGATGCATGGTTTTCGCAGGTGGCGAGGTGTTCAGCCAGCCGGCCTTTCCGACGAACGTCTGCGACACCAGCGGTGCAGGCGACAGCTTCGATGCAGCGTGGATCGCTGCCTTCCTGGAAGGTAGGGGGCGGCGGGACGCGGCCCGCTTTGCCTCGGCGACGGCCAGCCTGACGGTAGCGGGGAAGGGCGCGTGGAGGTCGCTCCCCCGGCGGAGCGCGGTCGACGCGATGTTGGCGGAACGGGGGATGTGA
- a CDS encoding ADP-ribosylglycohydrolase family protein encodes MTSQQQVDDQALSSRILGCLTGVGVGDALGMPTEFLSAAQIRQLFGEVRTFQAAPAWHPLAQLAAGRMTDDTEQTLAIARLVTQKAVFTARDVAEALLGWAAEMDLDSLDRMGPSTNHALKLLRAGEDPYRTGLRGNTNGAAIRIAPVGCVYPGAPEDVLDAVVEVCAPTHLTDVAVAGSTAVASGVARALQASTLDEVFEAMLWGARRGEERAREVIEVATDGRVPWEVISGQINPSLALRLEWALDLAASLKGSPRERRDRLARAIGTGALMIETVPLVAGILRIAEGDPYEAVVLAANAGGDTDSLASIVGGVAGALHGVAAFPQELVRAFERANEVSLARVADGLVRRATMSRTAGSVRPGGVPDA; translated from the coding sequence TTGACGAGCCAGCAACAGGTCGACGACCAGGCCCTCTCCTCGCGGATCCTGGGATGCCTGACGGGGGTGGGCGTGGGCGATGCCCTGGGCATGCCGACGGAGTTCCTCTCCGCAGCTCAGATCCGGCAGCTCTTCGGTGAAGTTCGTACCTTTCAAGCCGCGCCAGCGTGGCACCCACTCGCCCAGCTTGCGGCGGGACGGATGACCGACGATACGGAGCAGACATTGGCCATAGCACGGCTGGTGACTCAGAAGGCTGTCTTCACGGCGCGGGACGTGGCCGAGGCGCTCTTGGGCTGGGCGGCGGAGATGGACCTCGACAGCTTGGACCGGATGGGCCCCAGCACCAACCACGCCTTGAAGCTGCTAAGGGCGGGTGAAGACCCATATCGCACCGGGCTTCGAGGCAACACCAACGGGGCGGCGATCCGAATAGCGCCCGTGGGCTGCGTCTATCCGGGGGCGCCTGAGGACGTCCTCGACGCGGTGGTGGAGGTCTGTGCCCCCACCCATCTCACCGACGTGGCCGTGGCGGGCTCTACGGCCGTCGCGAGCGGGGTGGCCCGTGCCCTCCAGGCATCGACTCTGGACGAGGTCTTCGAGGCGATGCTGTGGGGTGCCCGTCGCGGGGAGGAGAGGGCCCGAGAGGTCATCGAGGTCGCAACGGACGGGCGGGTACCGTGGGAGGTCATCTCCGGGCAAATCAACCCTTCCTTGGCGCTCCGGCTGGAATGGGCCCTGGATCTGGCCGCTTCGCTGAAAGGCAGTCCCCGTGAGCGCCGGGACAGGCTGGCCCGTGCCATCGGAACCGGCGCGCTGATGATCGAGACGGTGCCTTTGGTGGCGGGGATCCTGCGGATCGCCGAGGGTGATCCCTACGAGGCTGTCGTGCTGGCGGCGAACGCAGGTGGGGATACGGACTCGCTGGCGTCCATCGTCGGAGGGGTGGCCGGCGCGTTGCACGGCGTTGCGGCCTTCCCCCAGGAGTTGGTGCGCGCGTTCGAACGGGCGAACGAGGTCTCCCTGGCCAGGGTAGCCGATGGGCTGGTCCGACGGGCCACGATGTCCCGTACTGCTGGGTCCGTGCGGCCAGGAGGTGTTCCCGATGCATGA
- a CDS encoding BMP family ABC transporter substrate-binding protein: MQSRRRLSMAIAMAMAWVALLAMVLVQPTPAAAGRPLRAVMISPYGKGVPFDSLAYQGLEDAAEKHGLQVKLVEARDQSEYESQIQAMAELGYDIVFALHDYFAEPMKAVAPLYPGTTFILIDSQVDGGLPNMLSVAMEPQEGCYLAGIAAAHATQSKKVGFIGGLDHPIIIQFLAGFEAGLHSVDPEIDISVAFSGVFDDPVKGREMALAMIDRGADVIMHAADFTGVGVLKAAAERGVWGVGVDLDQSDVAPGHVLASALKDARGAVRAAVQMVVEGTFEPGVMIYGLEQGADLVAIPADLSFYREHPEVLAAIERAQEEIKAGIIVVPKTTKTR, translated from the coding sequence ATGCAGAGCAGAAGGCGCCTGTCGATGGCGATCGCCATGGCCATGGCTTGGGTGGCCCTCCTGGCCATGGTCCTGGTGCAGCCGACTCCGGCAGCGGCTGGGAGACCCTTGCGGGCGGTGATGATCTCGCCCTACGGGAAGGGTGTACCGTTCGATTCACTGGCCTACCAAGGCCTTGAGGACGCGGCTGAGAAGCACGGACTCCAGGTGAAGCTGGTCGAGGCTCGAGACCAGAGCGAGTACGAGTCGCAGATCCAGGCCATGGCCGAACTGGGCTACGACATCGTCTTCGCACTTCACGACTACTTCGCCGAACCGATGAAGGCCGTGGCCCCGTTGTACCCTGGCACCACGTTCATCCTCATCGACTCGCAGGTGGACGGTGGCCTTCCCAACATGCTCTCGGTGGCCATGGAGCCCCAAGAAGGCTGTTATCTGGCCGGCATCGCAGCGGCCCACGCCACCCAAAGCAAGAAGGTAGGTTTCATCGGCGGGCTGGACCACCCCATCATCATTCAGTTCCTGGCAGGATTCGAGGCAGGCCTTCACTCCGTGGACCCTGAGATTGACATTTCCGTGGCCTTCTCCGGCGTCTTCGACGATCCAGTCAAGGGTCGTGAGATGGCGCTGGCCATGATCGACCGGGGTGCGGACGTGATCATGCATGCCGCAGACTTCACCGGCGTGGGCGTGCTCAAGGCCGCGGCGGAGAGGGGTGTCTGGGGTGTGGGTGTGGATCTGGACCAGTCCGACGTGGCCCCTGGCCACGTCCTCGCGTCCGCACTGAAAGACGCCCGCGGGGCGGTGCGGGCGGCGGTCCAGATGGTCGTGGAGGGGACGTTCGAGCCTGGCGTGATGATCTACGGGCTGGAGCAGGGAGCGGACCTGGTGGCCATCCCTGCGGACCTCTCCTTCTATCGGGAGCACCCCGAGGTGCTCGCAGCCATCGAGCGGGCCCAAGAGGAGATCAAGGCGGGCATCATCGTGGTTCCGAAGACGACGAAGACGCGATAG
- a CDS encoding GntR family transcriptional regulator produces the protein MNERVALRHVSPIPLYYQLREALVEKIRREGLNVGDRIPTEAELQQIYGVSRTTVRQALADLVRDGIIRRQRGRGSVIARPPVQEMLPRLVGLTEEMRSRGRSVRSDVLECRWVEAPPRVRQALDIRPGEQVLLLVRRRYIDDDPVFYVTDYLPARLGLTPHDDFRGSLFDLMRIKGGVRVVRAEVTVEAVGAGEPEVQYLHVPPGFPLLRNVRTFFAADGSPVGYLEELCRSDRYHHFVVQKAE, from the coding sequence GTGAACGAGAGAGTCGCGCTGCGCCACGTGAGCCCCATCCCGCTCTACTACCAGCTTCGTGAGGCGCTGGTGGAGAAGATCCGGCGGGAGGGGCTGAACGTGGGTGACCGCATTCCCACCGAGGCCGAACTACAGCAGATCTACGGGGTAAGCCGGACCACCGTGCGGCAGGCCCTGGCGGACCTGGTACGGGACGGCATCATCCGCCGGCAGCGGGGGCGTGGTTCCGTCATCGCCCGCCCGCCGGTACAAGAGATGCTGCCTCGTCTGGTGGGGCTCACGGAGGAAATGCGCTCGAGGGGCAGGAGTGTTCGGTCCGACGTGCTCGAGTGCCGCTGGGTGGAGGCCCCTCCCCGGGTGCGACAGGCCCTGGACATTCGGCCGGGAGAGCAGGTCCTGCTGCTGGTCCGCCGCCGCTACATCGACGACGACCCCGTCTTCTACGTGACGGACTACCTCCCCGCACGGCTAGGCCTGACACCCCACGACGACTTTCGCGGCTCCCTCTTCGACCTGATGCGGATCAAGGGCGGCGTGAGGGTGGTGCGAGCGGAGGTGACCGTGGAGGCCGTGGGCGCGGGGGAACCCGAGGTTCAGTACCTTCACGTTCCTCCGGGCTTCCCCCTGCTCCGGAACGTGCGTACCTTCTTTGCCGCGGATGGCTCCCCGGTGGGCTACCTGGAGGAACTCTGCCGTTCCGATCGTTACCATCACTTCGTGGTGCAGAAGGCGGAGTGA
- a CDS encoding thermonuclease family protein, whose product MSHGDTFMVAFAGTSSARVRLIGVGAPEGVHPTPSAEPFGVAAAAFTKGLLPDGRMVNEVLLAAGDAQLYTLPPNVRHVERFR is encoded by the coding sequence GTGAGCCACGGCGACACCTTCATGGTCGCGTTCGCGGGCACGAGTTCGGCGCGCGTACGGCTCATCGGCGTCGGCGCCCCCGAGGGCGTGCATCCCACTCCGAGCGCCGAACCGTTCGGGGTGGCGGCTGCCGCATTCACGAAGGGACTCCTTCCCGACGGGCGCATGGTGAACGAAGTCCTCCTGGCGGCGGGCGACGCGCAGCTCTACACCCTTCCACCGAACGTGCGGCACGTGGAGCGCTTCCGCTGA
- a CDS encoding MFS transporter yields the protein MAGDQRSASGPGEGLRPPPVPSGGPAVSSLWRLRDVRLILAGVGTSLLGDAVLTTGLLWYALEQTGSAAAMSGVPLVSSLVLLAVMPAGGVWLDTHDRRRAMIGADLFRAGCLALFLLPLAGATFLPGTILPWGGDLPWGAVLVLVALLALGSAVFEPGVGSVLPNLVPASLLAQANSAYWTVRNVARFSGPAVGGWLLARSGIGGVILLDLVTFLVSSAALAAVRAPFQKSFQRSGSPSGSVPPSRDPASGGPWTRLIEGVRFVRDDRLVRATVGVAATANLAITLLTVSLPAVVARQLHGGSEVYGLLQGAFQAGMAASGALLGIAGLARRLPNHSGSIGVSLLLMALTQGPFGWMPTAGSAGALAAVAGGALVLTSTLTDTRMQLAAPDPLRGRVWSLTQSLSGALRPAGSLAAGVLADVAFPGAATALSGILLGGLALWVWGTRGLDGRPSVDASQPG from the coding sequence ATGGCAGGGGACCAGCGCTCGGCTTCGGGCCCCGGCGAGGGACTCAGGCCGCCACCGGTGCCCTCGGGCGGGCCGGCGGTATCCAGCCTCTGGCGGTTGAGGGACGTGCGCCTGATCCTGGCGGGAGTGGGCACCTCGCTCCTGGGGGACGCGGTGCTCACCACGGGGCTCCTTTGGTACGCCCTGGAGCAGACCGGTTCGGCCGCGGCGATGAGCGGGGTTCCTCTGGTCTCCAGCCTGGTCCTGCTCGCCGTCATGCCTGCGGGCGGTGTCTGGCTCGACACCCACGACCGCAGGCGCGCCATGATCGGGGCGGACCTCTTCCGGGCTGGCTGCCTGGCCCTCTTCTTGCTCCCGCTGGCTGGGGCCACGTTCCTTCCGGGGACGATCCTCCCGTGGGGTGGGGACCTCCCCTGGGGTGCGGTGCTGGTGCTGGTCGCGCTCCTTGCCCTGGGCAGCGCCGTCTTCGAGCCTGGGGTGGGCTCGGTGCTGCCCAACTTGGTGCCGGCCTCCCTCCTGGCTCAGGCCAACAGCGCATACTGGACCGTCCGGAACGTGGCGCGGTTCAGCGGCCCGGCCGTGGGCGGCTGGCTCCTGGCCCGCTCGGGGATCGGCGGGGTGATCCTTCTCGACCTGGTGACGTTCCTCGTCTCCTCCGCCGCCCTGGCGGCCGTCCGTGCACCCTTCCAGAAGTCTTTCCAGCGATCGGGGTCGCCGTCCGGCAGCGTTCCGCCCTCCAGGGATCCAGCCAGCGGTGGCCCATGGACACGGCTGATCGAGGGGGTTCGTTTCGTCCGCGACGATCGGCTGGTACGGGCGACGGTGGGGGTGGCCGCGACGGCGAACCTGGCCATCACCCTCCTCACCGTGAGCCTGCCGGCGGTCGTGGCCCGACAGCTTCACGGTGGGTCCGAAGTGTACGGGCTCCTCCAAGGCGCCTTCCAGGCGGGGATGGCGGCCTCGGGGGCGCTGCTGGGGATTGCGGGGCTGGCCCGCCGCCTGCCCAACCACTCGGGGAGCATCGGCGTGAGCCTGCTGCTGATGGCGCTCACCCAGGGGCCTTTCGGGTGGATGCCCACCGCCGGTTCCGCCGGCGCACTGGCCGCGGTGGCCGGGGGCGCGCTCGTCCTCACCTCCACCCTCACGGATACCCGGATGCAACTCGCAGCACCCGATCCCCTGCGGGGCCGGGTCTGGAGCCTCACCCAGAGCCTCTCGGGCGCGCTGCGGCCGGCGGGCTCCCTTGCCGCTGGGGTGCTGGCTGACGTCGCGTTCCCGGGGGCGGCCACGGCCTTGTCGGGGATCCTGCTGGGCGGGCTGGCGCTGTGGGTGTGGGGGACGCGTGGGCTGGACGGTCGACCGAGCGTGGACGCTTCTCAGCCGGGGTGA
- a CDS encoding DUF456 domain-containing protein produces MDLAEWIAFGVATIVMGAGVVGTVLPMLPGIPMVWLAMLVFGMVEGFQQVDGVFLTVTLVVAIAAQVAEHYARAWGARRYGAGRAGACGAVLGAVVGLFFLPLGLVLGPFLGALVAELFSGKDLPQSVRAGWGGLVGTLGSVAVNFAVALGMMLAFVARAVV; encoded by the coding sequence GTGGATCTTGCCGAGTGGATCGCCTTTGGGGTGGCCACGATCGTCATGGGGGCCGGCGTCGTGGGTACCGTGTTGCCCATGCTCCCTGGGATCCCCATGGTCTGGCTCGCCATGCTCGTCTTTGGGATGGTTGAGGGATTTCAACAGGTGGACGGCGTCTTCCTGACGGTGACGCTGGTTGTAGCCATCGCGGCCCAGGTGGCCGAGCACTACGCACGGGCGTGGGGGGCGCGCCGCTACGGCGCGGGACGAGCCGGAGCCTGCGGCGCGGTGCTTGGAGCGGTGGTGGGCCTCTTCTTCCTGCCGCTGGGGCTCGTGCTGGGGCCGTTCCTAGGTGCGTTGGTGGCGGAGCTGTTTTCGGGAAAGGACCTGCCGCAGTCGGTTCGGGCCGGCTGGGGCGGGCTGGTGGGGACGCTGGGTTCGGTGGCCGTCAACTTCGCCGTCGCCTTAGGCATGATGCTCGCTTTTGTCGCTCGGGCGGTCGTGTAG
- a CDS encoding class I SAM-dependent methyltransferase: MHPTWNPDAYSHHARFVSDLGMPLLDRLAPRPGERILDLGCGDGALTVKLHECGCDVVGVDSSPEMVAAARSRGVDAHVMDAQALRFENAFDAIFSNAALHWMKRPDDVIAGVWRALRPGGRFAGEFGGEGNVATVVAALRASLAARGISADAVDPWYFPSVEEYRARLEARSFQVRELILVPRPTPLPTDILGWLKTFAQDFIDLVPAAERVGFLQEVAERCRPKLQDEHGTWVLDYVRLRFLAIKPKPGGGNA; the protein is encoded by the coding sequence GTGCACCCAACGTGGAATCCAGACGCCTACTCCCACCACGCCCGCTTCGTCTCGGACCTCGGCATGCCGCTTCTCGACCGCCTGGCACCACGGCCCGGCGAGCGGATCCTGGACCTGGGGTGCGGCGACGGGGCCCTAACGGTGAAGCTCCACGAGTGCGGCTGTGACGTTGTGGGAGTCGACAGCAGCCCGGAGATGGTCGCGGCGGCCAGAAGCCGCGGCGTGGACGCGCACGTGATGGACGCCCAAGCGCTCCGGTTCGAGAATGCGTTCGACGCGATCTTCAGCAACGCGGCCCTCCACTGGATGAAGCGGCCGGACGATGTTATCGCGGGGGTCTGGAGGGCGCTCAGGCCCGGTGGCCGGTTCGCTGGCGAGTTCGGGGGCGAAGGGAACGTTGCGACCGTCGTGGCGGCACTGCGAGCGTCGCTTGCCGCACGCGGCATCAGCGCCGACGCCGTCGACCCCTGGTACTTCCCGAGCGTCGAGGAGTATCGGGCCCGGCTGGAAGCCCGATCGTTTCAGGTAAGAGAGCTTATCCTCGTTCCTCGGCCGACCCCATTGCCCACGGACATCCTGGGGTGGCTCAAGACCTTTGCGCAGGACTTCATCGATCTGGTTCCAGCGGCTGAGCGGGTCGGCTTTCTGCAAGAGGTGGCGGAGCGGTGCCGACCGAAGCTCCAGGACGAGCACGGGACTTGGGTCCTCGACTACGTTCGGTTGCGGTTCCTTGCCATCAAGCCCAAGCCCGGCGGTGGGAACGCATGA
- a CDS encoding ROK family transcriptional regulator — protein MSDRMVEVLQLIRTQGPVSRSLIARELGLSPAAVSMAVSSLLEANLLVLRNGTTRRGLGRRPELLEFNPASGYVLGLDLGARHIRAAAADLAGTIVRRVEFPTLAYEGGQRVVERLEKTARELIEALPDRKAMAIGLASPGVLLPTTGRPWLAPFIPELQDIPLKEHMEQAFACPILMENDVDMAVLGELAWGAGQGSQNVVFVNIGIGLAAGIVLNGRLVRGSNRAAGEIGFMVLDPGHVRETFSETGATEAVLSGPGIVRRYRVLAGDRARDAETGASESERVFALARSGDAAARQVIDESVRYLAMVLANLAAAFNPERLIVGGGVGLALFDEERITGFLQAHVPFVPQVVLARLGGDASLMGAISCAVDAALQDVEQRLTR, from the coding sequence ATGAGTGACCGCATGGTGGAGGTACTCCAGTTGATCCGAACCCAGGGGCCTGTCTCCCGGTCCCTGATCGCCCGCGAGCTGGGTCTCAGCCCTGCGGCCGTCTCCATGGCCGTTTCCAGCCTCCTGGAAGCGAACCTTCTCGTGCTCCGGAACGGTACCACCCGCAGGGGCTTGGGCCGCCGCCCGGAGCTGCTGGAGTTCAACCCCGCGTCCGGGTACGTCCTTGGGCTCGACCTGGGCGCTCGCCACATCCGCGCCGCGGCTGCGGACCTCGCGGGGACGATCGTTCGGAGGGTCGAGTTTCCGACCCTGGCGTACGAAGGCGGCCAGCGAGTCGTGGAACGCCTGGAGAAGACCGCCCGCGAACTGATCGAAGCGCTTCCGGACAGGAAAGCCATGGCCATTGGTCTCGCCAGCCCGGGGGTGCTCCTGCCCACGACGGGGCGGCCCTGGCTCGCGCCCTTCATCCCCGAGCTCCAGGACATCCCGCTCAAGGAGCACATGGAGCAGGCCTTCGCCTGTCCCATCCTCATGGAGAACGACGTGGACATGGCGGTCCTGGGCGAGCTGGCCTGGGGCGCGGGGCAGGGCAGTCAGAACGTGGTCTTCGTCAACATCGGCATCGGGCTCGCGGCGGGCATCGTGCTCAACGGCCGGCTGGTGCGGGGCTCCAACCGGGCGGCCGGCGAGATCGGTTTCATGGTCCTGGACCCAGGGCACGTGCGGGAGACGTTCAGCGAAACGGGGGCGACAGAGGCGGTCCTCTCGGGGCCTGGCATCGTCCGCCGGTACCGGGTGCTGGCGGGCGACCGGGCAAGAGACGCCGAAACCGGCGCGTCCGAATCTGAGCGTGTGTTCGCCCTGGCCCGGTCCGGAGACGCCGCAGCCCGCCAGGTCATCGACGAGAGCGTGCGCTATCTGGCCATGGTGCTCGCGAACCTGGCAGCGGCCTTCAACCCCGAACGGCTGATCGTGGGTGGAGGCGTCGGCCTCGCGCTGTTCGATGAGGAGAGGATCACAGGGTTCCTTCAGGCCCACGTCCCCTTCGTGCCCCAGGTGGTGCTGGCCCGGCTGGGCGGCGATGCCAGCCTCATGGGCGCGATCTCGTGCGCGGTGGATGCGGCGCTCCAGGATGTGGAGCAGCGCCTGACCCGGTGA
- a CDS encoding carbohydrate kinase family protein, with translation MAPRPIDCVVLGDLNVDLILAGLQGEPAFGQERTVSDALLTLGASAGIFASDLARLGARVAFVGRVGNDHFGRFTLETLRGEGVDLEQVAVDPTRKTGVTVSVTRPDEKMLITFPGTTAHVSPADVDPALLPRARHLHVASYYLVTSLRDHLPRVLREARASGLTTSLDPGHDPESRWRGIEACLPLLDVFLPNEEEARAITSQADPVDAAVALARTVPRVAVKLGSGGAILALQGGGILRAGPHPIEPVDTTGAGDGFSAGFVWAFLRRLEPADALAIANACGALATRYLGGTAGFPRLPDVLALVPDVGLRLEVAGS, from the coding sequence GTGGCACCGCGACCCATCGACTGCGTGGTCCTTGGCGACCTCAACGTGGACCTGATCCTGGCAGGGCTCCAGGGCGAGCCTGCCTTCGGGCAGGAGCGCACGGTGTCGGACGCCCTCCTCACCCTGGGGGCGTCGGCCGGCATCTTCGCGAGCGACCTGGCACGGCTGGGCGCCCGGGTAGCCTTCGTGGGGCGGGTTGGGAACGATCACTTCGGACGTTTCACCCTGGAGACCCTTCGTGGTGAGGGCGTCGACCTGGAGCAGGTCGCCGTGGACCCTACCCGCAAGACAGGCGTCACCGTCTCGGTCACCCGGCCGGACGAGAAGATGCTGATCACCTTTCCCGGAACGACGGCCCACGTCTCTCCGGCCGACGTCGACCCAGCCCTGCTGCCGAGGGCCCGGCACCTTCACGTGGCGTCGTACTACCTCGTCACCTCGCTCCGGGATCACTTGCCCAGGGTCCTCCGGGAGGCCCGAGCGTCCGGGCTCACCACCTCCCTCGACCCCGGCCACGACCCTGAGAGCCGCTGGCGGGGCATCGAGGCCTGCCTTCCGCTCCTGGACGTCTTCCTGCCGAACGAGGAAGAGGCTCGGGCCATCACGAGCCAGGCCGATCCGGTAGACGCTGCCGTCGCGCTGGCCCGTACGGTGCCCCGGGTGGCGGTGAAGCTGGGTAGCGGTGGGGCGATCCTTGCTTTGCAGGGCGGTGGCATCCTTCGCGCCGGTCCTCATCCCATCGAACCTGTGGATACCACCGGCGCAGGCGACGGGTTCAGTGCCGGTTTCGTCTGGGCGTTCCTCCGTCGGCTCGAGCCGGCGGACGCGCTGGCTATCGCCAACGCCTGCGGCGCCCTGGCCACACGCTACCTGGGGGGGACGGCTGGCTTTCCCCGCCTCCCCGACGTGCTCGCACTCGTCCCTGACGTGGGACTTCGCCTGGAGGTGGCGGGGTCATGA
- a CDS encoding carbohydrate ABC transporter permease, with the protein MRSLSSRPAQHPLVALDRSGWLDRPLPLAVLLLLPTLLLVFGVLLYPMGRAFWMSLTDLHLARPQSGVFVGLQNYVAALRDAGFLAALGRTLYFALLTVPVETALGLLIALLLNQSFPGRGFVRGLIILPWALPYVVNGVMWKWILNANYGALNALLSQLGLIDAYQIWLGHPSSAFHFVVLANIWKETPVAVILLLAALQTVPDELHEAATVDGAGALRRLWYVTLPLLRPVVAVTLVVKTVWALKEFDLIYVMTAGGPADATNLATFFTYLTTFKFMRFGYGSALAFLIALVSLVIALFHVRLVSPGEARSDGGTP; encoded by the coding sequence ATGAGGAGCCTGTCGTCCCGGCCGGCCCAACACCCGCTCGTGGCCCTCGACCGCTCCGGCTGGCTCGACCGCCCCCTGCCGCTGGCGGTGCTGCTCCTCCTCCCCACCCTCTTGCTGGTCTTCGGCGTTCTCCTCTACCCCATGGGCCGCGCCTTCTGGATGAGCCTGACGGACCTGCACCTGGCCAGGCCCCAGAGCGGCGTTTTCGTGGGGCTGCAGAACTACGTCGCAGCCTTGCGCGATGCGGGCTTCCTGGCCGCGCTCGGCCGTACGCTCTACTTCGCGCTCCTCACCGTGCCGGTGGAGACCGCTCTCGGCCTCCTCATCGCCCTGCTGCTCAATCAGAGCTTCCCCGGCCGGGGCTTCGTCCGCGGCCTCATCATCCTTCCCTGGGCCCTCCCCTACGTGGTGAACGGCGTCATGTGGAAGTGGATCCTTAACGCCAACTACGGGGCGCTGAACGCCCTTCTTTCGCAATTGGGGTTGATCGACGCCTACCAGATCTGGCTCGGGCACCCGTCAAGCGCCTTCCACTTTGTGGTGCTGGCGAACATCTGGAAGGAGACGCCCGTCGCGGTCATCCTTCTGCTTGCGGCGCTCCAGACGGTTCCCGACGAGTTGCACGAGGCGGCCACCGTCGACGGCGCGGGCGCCCTCCGCCGTTTGTGGTACGTCACCCTACCGCTCCTGCGGCCGGTGGTTGCGGTCACTCTGGTGGTGAAGACTGTCTGGGCCTTGAAGGAGTTCGACCTCATCTACGTCATGACGGCCGGCGGCCCCGCCGACGCCACCAACCTGGCCACCTTCTTCACGTACCTCACCACCTTCAAGTTCATGCGTTTCGGCTACGGTTCCGCCCTGGCCTTCCTCATCGCCCTGGTGTCGCTCGTGATCGCGCTCTTCCATGTCCGCCTGGTCTCGCCGGGCGAGGCTCGATCGGACGGTGGTACCCCATGA